A portion of the Sandaracinobacteroides saxicola genome contains these proteins:
- a CDS encoding PEPxxWA-CTERM sorting domain-containing protein: MRVLGLGASLLLLMAAPVSATVIFADNFDGEGAPGANILNYNSFANWTVTTGNVDLVAQVNPYGIGSCPGKCVDLAGTPGPGAITSKPIFFSAGNRVDVSFQLSGNQRTGSVDDFAFNLTFNQPTSGCCLGVDSGPATFDFPAWLNILNQVGPYTESVAGGRPFVTYSAWFIASQSGSFQLSFAGTGTGNANIGPILDNVLVSQVPEPATWAMLIAGFGMVGFALRRRSALAA; this comes from the coding sequence TGGTGCGTCATTGCTGCTGCTCATGGCAGCGCCCGTTTCGGCAACGGTGATCTTCGCCGACAATTTCGACGGCGAAGGCGCCCCCGGCGCCAATATCCTGAACTACAACAGCTTCGCCAACTGGACCGTGACCACGGGCAATGTCGATCTGGTCGCCCAGGTCAACCCCTATGGCATCGGCAGCTGCCCGGGCAAGTGCGTGGACCTCGCCGGCACGCCGGGGCCGGGGGCCATCACCTCCAAGCCGATCTTCTTCAGCGCCGGCAACCGCGTGGACGTGTCGTTCCAGCTGTCGGGCAACCAGCGCACCGGCTCGGTCGACGATTTCGCCTTCAACCTCACCTTCAACCAGCCCACGTCGGGCTGCTGCCTGGGCGTCGACTCCGGGCCGGCCACCTTTGATTTCCCGGCCTGGCTCAACATCCTGAACCAGGTTGGCCCCTACACCGAAAGCGTCGCCGGTGGCCGCCCGTTCGTCACCTACTCGGCCTGGTTCATCGCCAGCCAGTCCGGCAGCTTCCAGCTCAGCTTCGCCGGCACCGGGACCGGCAACGCCAACATCGGCCCCATCCTCGATAACGTGCTGGTCAGCCAGGTGCCCGAACCCGCCACCTGGGCCATGCTGATCGCCGGCTTCGGCATGGTCGGCTTCGCC